One segment of Ascidiaceihabitans donghaensis DNA contains the following:
- the pyk gene encoding pyruvate kinase: protein MRRLRSVKIVATLGPASDSYEMIRALHEAGADVFRLNMSHGSHEEIAEKHAIIRQVEQDLNSTIGILADLQGPKLRVGVFAGDSEMLDEGAKFRLDLDKAEGDSARVCLPHPEIFAALEPGASLLVNDGKIRLRVEACGKDFADCTVVIGGVISNRKGVNVPDVELPLAALSEKDKADLECVCGLGVDWLALSFVQRPADVEEARALVQGRAAILSKIEKPNAVDRFDDILAVSDGIMVARGDLGVELPVQNVPPIQKRLVRKCRAAAKPVIVATQMLESMIESPMPTRAEVSDVATAIYEGADAVMLSAESAAGGYPIEAVRTMDNVAQEVEADSTYRQIIEASRTANRTTVADGIVAAAREIAETTDIKAICCFTQSGTTALLTARERPRVPIVAMTPLVGTARRLALSWGINCVQTSMMDRFKGAVVSAAKAARDQGYADESDQILVTAGVPFNVTGTTNILRVAPCDERLIFNTDPE from the coding sequence ATGAGACGACTGCGCAGCGTGAAAATCGTAGCTACTTTGGGACCAGCTTCTGACAGCTATGAAATGATCCGCGCCTTGCATGAGGCAGGCGCAGATGTGTTCCGCTTGAACATGTCCCATGGCAGCCATGAGGAAATTGCCGAAAAGCATGCCATCATCCGTCAGGTCGAACAGGATTTGAACAGCACTATCGGTATTTTGGCTGACTTGCAGGGCCCTAAATTGCGTGTCGGCGTGTTTGCCGGTGACAGTGAGATGCTGGACGAAGGCGCGAAATTTCGCCTTGATCTGGACAAGGCTGAAGGCGACAGTGCCCGCGTTTGCCTGCCGCATCCCGAGATTTTTGCAGCACTTGAACCCGGCGCATCCTTGCTGGTCAATGACGGGAAAATCAGGTTGCGGGTTGAGGCCTGCGGTAAGGATTTCGCCGATTGCACCGTTGTCATCGGAGGCGTGATTTCCAATCGTAAAGGTGTCAACGTGCCCGATGTGGAACTGCCGTTGGCGGCGCTGTCTGAAAAGGACAAGGCCGATCTGGAATGTGTCTGTGGGTTGGGTGTCGATTGGTTGGCGCTTAGCTTCGTGCAACGCCCTGCAGACGTTGAGGAAGCGCGTGCGTTGGTTCAGGGCCGCGCGGCGATCTTGTCCAAGATCGAAAAGCCAAACGCGGTGGATCGTTTTGATGATATCCTGGCTGTCAGCGACGGGATCATGGTCGCGCGGGGCGATCTGGGTGTGGAATTGCCTGTGCAGAATGTGCCGCCCATCCAAAAGCGGTTGGTGCGCAAATGCCGTGCTGCGGCCAAGCCTGTGATTGTGGCGACCCAGATGCTGGAATCTATGATCGAGAGTCCGATGCCGACACGCGCCGAGGTTTCTGACGTTGCAACTGCCATCTATGAAGGGGCCGATGCCGTCATGCTGAGCGCCGAAAGTGCTGCAGGCGGCTACCCCATCGAAGCAGTGCGCACCATGGATAATGTGGCGCAAGAGGTCGAAGCCGACAGCACGTATCGCCAAATCATCGAAGCCAGCCGCACCGCCAATCGCACAACTGTTGCCGACGGTATTGTGGCCGCCGCCCGTGAGATCGCAGAAACAACAGACATCAAAGCCATTTGCTGCTTTACTCAAAGCGGAACCACAGCGCTTTTGACAGCACGGGAACGTCCGCGCGTGCCGATTGTCGCGATGACACCACTGGTTGGTACAGCCCGTCGGTTGGCGTTAAGCTGGGGCATCAACTGCGTGCAAACAAGCATGATGGATCGTTTCAAAGGGGCTGTGGTGAGCGCCGCAAAAGCAGCGCGTGATCAGGGGTATGCTGATGAAAGCGATCAGATACTTGTGACGGCAGGTGTCCCTTTCAATGTGACAGGCACAACCAACATTCTGCGTGTGGCGCCCTGTGACGAGCGTTTGATTTTCAACACTGATCCAGAGTAG
- the rplT gene encoding 50S ribosomal protein L20 has protein sequence MSRVKGGTVTHARHKKVIKAAKGYYGRRKSTFKVARQAVDKANQYATRDRHNRKRNFRALWIQRINAAVRSHDEALTYSRFINGLNLAGIEVDRKVLADLAVHEPEAFGAIVSQAQAALAN, from the coding sequence ATGTCTCGAGTCAAAGGTGGCACAGTCACTCACGCCCGTCACAAGAAGGTCATCAAGGCCGCCAAAGGCTACTACGGCCGTCGCAAGAGCACCTTTAAGGTCGCGCGCCAGGCGGTGGACAAAGCCAATCAATATGCAACCCGTGACCGCCATAACCGCAAGCGCAACTTCCGCGCTCTGTGGATCCAGCGGATCAACGCGGCGGTACGGTCCCACGACGAGGCGCTGACATATTCGCGCTTCATCAACGGTCTGAACTTGGCTGGCATCGAAGTGGACCGTAAGGTTCTGGCCGACTTGGCCGTACACGAGCCCGAAGCATTCGGTGCGATCGTGTCCCAAGCACAGGCTGCTTTGGCCAACTAA
- a CDS encoding OmpA family protein has translation MAYGLGKTEPATARLRKAGLSHAAAQRVMSGRKRKTPFVLYVAGALGFALLGAGAFTAWSQSGTDSMTTAQTAAVQEGAESTDASRPTAALATPQDIVISQRADTTLAFSLTEVPGVLPPAQTPAPVIRPTPQLKPAADVVAARDCVDDLQDIMAQTVIGFDAGSTGINADGRDTLRMLGIAVRYCPQAHIVVAGHSDPSGDEASNLKLSWDRADSALAVLADLDLLADNFEPMGFGSRLPFAQGDASEDAENRRVDFQITRITKGEN, from the coding sequence ATGGCATATGGGCTGGGTAAAACTGAACCAGCGACTGCACGGTTGCGCAAAGCGGGTTTAAGCCACGCGGCGGCTCAGCGTGTGATGTCGGGGCGCAAACGCAAAACGCCCTTTGTGCTTTATGTGGCGGGTGCGCTTGGATTTGCTTTGCTGGGTGCCGGGGCATTTACTGCATGGTCGCAGTCGGGAACCGACAGCATGACGACTGCCCAAACCGCCGCCGTGCAAGAGGGCGCGGAAAGCACAGATGCAAGCCGCCCGACCGCTGCGCTTGCCACGCCGCAGGACATTGTGATTTCCCAACGTGCCGATACGACGCTTGCGTTTTCCTTGACGGAAGTTCCCGGGGTTTTGCCCCCCGCGCAGACCCCTGCACCTGTCATTAGACCCACGCCACAGCTGAAACCAGCTGCCGATGTGGTGGCAGCCCGCGACTGTGTAGATGATCTTCAAGATATTATGGCCCAAACCGTCATCGGCTTTGACGCCGGTTCAACGGGTATCAACGCAGATGGGCGCGATACATTGCGGATGCTGGGCATCGCTGTACGCTATTGTCCGCAAGCCCATATTGTCGTGGCCGGGCATTCCGATCCGTCCGGCGACGAGGCCAGCAACCTGAAACTCAGCTGGGACCGCGCCGACAGTGCGCTCGCAGTTTTGGCAGACCTTGATCTGTTGGCCGACAACTTTGAACCGATGGGCTTTGGGTCGCGACTGCCGTTTGCTCAGGGGGATGCGTCAGAGGATGCAGAAAACCGCCGCGTAGATTTTCAAATAACGCGCATCACCAAAGGGGAAAACTGA
- the pheS gene encoding phenylalanine--tRNA ligase subunit alpha, which produces MDDLKAKYLDQIAGAADEAALEDIRLAAVGKKGEVALKMRELGKMTPEERQTAGPALNALKDEINSALAAKKAGLADAALDARLRTEWLDVTLPTRPQRRGSIHPISQVTEEVTAIFAEMGFSVAEGPRIDTDWYNFDALNIPGHHPARAEMDTFYMHRAEGDDRPPHVLRTHTSPVQIRSMEKTGAPTRIICPGGVYRADYDQTHTPMFHQVEGLAIDKDISMANLKWVLEEFVKSYFEVDNVDIRFRASHFPFTEPSAEVDIRCSWEGGTLKVGEGDDWLEILGSGMVHPKVLQAGGIDPAEWQGFAFGMGIDRIAMLKYGIPDLRAFFDSDLRWLRHYGFAALDTPTLHGGLSR; this is translated from the coding sequence ATGGACGATCTGAAAGCCAAATATCTTGACCAAATCGCTGGTGCTGCTGATGAAGCCGCCCTTGAGGACATCCGCTTGGCTGCTGTTGGCAAAAAAGGCGAAGTTGCGTTGAAGATGCGTGAATTGGGCAAAATGACCCCCGAAGAACGCCAGACAGCAGGTCCGGCGCTGAATGCCCTCAAGGACGAAATCAACAGCGCTTTGGCCGCTAAAAAGGCAGGTCTTGCCGATGCGGCCCTTGATGCGCGTTTGCGCACTGAATGGCTGGATGTCACCTTGCCGACGCGTCCGCAACGCCGTGGGTCCATTCACCCGATTTCCCAAGTCACCGAAGAAGTTACAGCCATCTTCGCAGAGATGGGGTTTTCCGTGGCCGAGGGCCCGCGCATCGACACCGACTGGTATAACTTTGACGCGCTGAACATCCCCGGCCACCATCCGGCGCGTGCCGAAATGGACACATTTTACATGCACCGTGCGGAGGGCGACGACCGCCCACCCCACGTGTTGCGCACCCACACAAGCCCCGTGCAAATCCGGTCGATGGAGAAAACGGGTGCGCCCACGCGTATCATCTGCCCGGGCGGCGTGTACCGCGCGGACTACGATCAGACCCACACCCCTATGTTCCATCAGGTCGAAGGTCTGGCCATCGACAAGGACATTTCCATGGCCAACCTCAAGTGGGTTCTGGAAGAATTCGTGAAGTCCTATTTCGAAGTTGATAACGTGGACATCCGCTTCCGCGCGTCACACTTCCCGTTCACCGAACCCTCAGCCGAGGTCGATATTCGCTGTTCTTGGGAAGGCGGCACCCTGAAAGTGGGCGAGGGCGACGATTGGCTCGAAATCCTTGGCTCTGGCATGGTACACCCCAAAGTGCTGCAAGCGGGTGGTATTGATCCGGCCGAATGGCAGGGCTTTGCCTTTGGCATGGGGATCGACCGGATTGCGATGCTGAAATACGGCATTCCCGACCTGCGGGCGTTCTTCGACAGCGATCTGCGTTGGCTGCGGCACTACGGGTTTGCGGCGTTGGACACACCGACGTTGCATGGCGGGTTGAGCCGGTAG
- a CDS encoding alpha/beta hydrolase family esterase → MKYAIALLLALVTLPAHAMGPWKRDCLLDVPCAVGDRSYHVREPDDWDGETAMPVLIHFHGWQRTGALPVQHQRISGATRRRGVLLIAPNGLRKTWNMWSPDTEDVAFAQAVLEDVAKRYPIDRDNIFISGYSYGSIMAWRVACDRGGQMNVRAMLGISGTLSQAEDCAQSPTHVRHVHGLNDNVLDFEYGANGDATFPVALWRRQMGCGDGNVQSSYNVVDFLTFQRTKWADCAKGTGVVLDTHPGGHFIPHGWIGRQLDDLLGRVPTYP, encoded by the coding sequence ATGAAATACGCCATTGCTTTGCTGCTTGCCCTTGTCACATTGCCTGCCCATGCCATGGGCCCATGGAAACGAGACTGCCTTTTGGATGTGCCTTGCGCCGTGGGTGACCGGTCCTATCACGTCAGGGAGCCCGACGATTGGGATGGCGAAACCGCGATGCCGGTCCTGATCCACTTTCATGGCTGGCAGCGCACCGGTGCTTTGCCTGTGCAACATCAGCGTATTTCCGGGGCGACACGGCGGCGCGGGGTGTTGCTGATCGCGCCCAACGGGCTGCGCAAAACGTGGAACATGTGGTCTCCGGATACCGAGGATGTGGCATTTGCACAGGCCGTGCTTGAGGATGTTGCCAAACGCTATCCCATCGACCGCGATAATATTTTCATTTCGGGGTATTCCTATGGCTCGATCATGGCTTGGCGTGTGGCCTGTGATCGCGGCGGTCAAATGAATGTGCGCGCTATGCTGGGGATTTCAGGAACGCTGTCGCAAGCTGAAGACTGCGCACAATCCCCCACACATGTGCGCCACGTGCATGGGCTAAATGACAATGTGCTGGACTTTGAATACGGGGCGAACGGGGACGCAACCTTTCCGGTGGCCCTGTGGCGTCGGCAGATGGGCTGTGGGGACGGAAATGTGCAAAGCAGCTACAATGTGGTTGATTTTCTGACGTTTCAGCGCACGAAGTGGGCCGATTGCGCGAAGGGAACGGGCGTGGTTCTGGACACCCATCCCGGTGGGCACTTTATCCCGCATGGCTGGATTGGGCGGCAACTGGATGACCTGTTGGGCCGTGTGCCGACCTACCCGTAA
- a CDS encoding BLUF domain-containing protein yields MNLTRLVYYSQRNPSEKLDTQTLIETCQTNNARQNLTGILHYNGDHFLQVLEGGRVEVSALYHRISRDSRHANIILLSCADVRERMFSKWSMGLHQGMDERTREIYLRYFSTDNVNPETVNVDSLLDVLQDIAIEMAPSR; encoded by the coding sequence ATGAACCTGACACGTCTTGTTTACTACAGCCAACGCAACCCGTCTGAAAAATTGGACACGCAAACACTGATCGAAACGTGCCAAACTAACAATGCGCGGCAAAATCTGACGGGAATCTTACACTACAACGGAGACCACTTCTTGCAGGTGCTTGAAGGCGGACGCGTTGAAGTGTCCGCCCTGTACCACCGCATTTCACGCGATTCCCGTCACGCCAACATCATCTTGCTGTCATGTGCCGATGTGCGCGAACGCATGTTTTCAAAGTGGTCCATGGGTTTGCATCAGGGCATGGATGAACGGACCCGCGAAATCTATCTTCGCTACTTCTCGACGGATAATGTGAACCCGGAAACAGTGAACGTGGACAGCCTGCTGGACGTGCTTCAGGACATTGCAATCGAAATGGCCCCGTCGCGCTAA
- a CDS encoding DUF4123 domain-containing protein, with product MQEDDPWALTPTASKTDAIAQTPHNPMHYALDRITGVTPLDGTTDETVPAALWPAVFGPLPKSPDAAAPASFAILDAAKITNLPQMLEGSRLPHQCLFQGKALEDLGDAAPWIVALEDNNRFVRGLFTRSSAPWDVWDTDGGVILRSYEDLNSLRSHFRKFTKVRDETDTWMFFRFWEPSWVERLAEVLDPNQLHALLKGVEAFGAKSGEDFVILRPT from the coding sequence ATGCAAGAAGACGATCCATGGGCCCTGACCCCGACCGCATCCAAGACAGATGCGATTGCGCAGACACCGCATAACCCCATGCATTATGCGCTGGACAGGATCACGGGTGTGACCCCTTTGGACGGCACAACAGACGAAACTGTGCCTGCCGCACTTTGGCCCGCCGTCTTTGGTCCGTTGCCAAAGTCCCCCGATGCGGCAGCACCTGCCAGTTTTGCAATTCTGGATGCCGCCAAGATCACAAACTTGCCTCAGATGTTGGAAGGATCCCGCCTGCCACATCAATGCTTGTTTCAGGGCAAGGCCTTGGAGGATCTGGGGGATGCAGCCCCTTGGATCGTTGCGCTGGAAGACAACAACCGGTTTGTTCGGGGCCTGTTCACACGGTCCTCTGCGCCTTGGGACGTTTGGGATACGGACGGCGGCGTGATCTTGCGGTCGTATGAAGACTTGAACAGCTTACGGTCCCATTTCCGCAAGTTTACCAAAGTCCGCGACGAAACGGACACATGGATGTTTTTCCGATTCTGGGAACCCTCATGGGTGGAACGTCTTGCCGAGGTTCTGGACCCAAACCAACTGCACGCCCTACTTAAGGGCGTCGAAGCGTTTGGGGCCAAAAGCGGTGAAGACTTTGTTATTCTGCGACCAACCTAG
- the rpmI gene encoding 50S ribosomal protein L35, whose translation MPKMKTKSSAKKRFKVSATGKVMGAQAGKQHGMIKRTNKFLRNARGTTALSAPDAKIIKGFMPYDR comes from the coding sequence ATGCCAAAGATGAAGACGAAATCGAGCGCCAAGAAGCGCTTTAAGGTTTCCGCGACCGGTAAGGTCATGGGCGCCCAGGCTGGCAAACAGCACGGGATGATCAAACGCACGAACAAATTCCTGCGCAACGCACGCGGCACGACAGCTTTGTCTGCGCCAGATGCAAAAATCATCAAGGGCTTCATGCCCTACGACCGTTAA
- a CDS encoding DUF1244 domain-containing protein, translating into MDAQTQLELEAAAFRRLQKHLMEDRTDVQNIDMMNLTGFCRNCLSRWYQEAANERGIDMTKDEGRHAFYGMTMDDWKNNFQTDATGAQQDAFKTAFKENVTDK; encoded by the coding sequence ATGGATGCTCAAACCCAACTCGAACTCGAAGCAGCAGCGTTTCGCCGCCTACAAAAACACCTGATGGAAGACCGCACAGACGTGCAAAACATCGACATGATGAACCTGACAGGATTCTGCCGGAACTGCCTGTCGCGCTGGTATCAAGAGGCAGCAAATGAACGGGGCATCGATATGACAAAAGATGAAGGGCGCCACGCCTTCTACGGCATGACCATGGATGACTGGAAAAACAACTTCCAGACAGATGCCACAGGGGCACAACAGGACGCGTTCAAAACTGCCTTCAAAGAGAACGTGACAGACAAGTAA
- a CDS encoding N-formylglutamate amidohydrolase: MTFQPFFTHGASRSNPWLITCDHASNTVPDFVNGGDLGLAQADMQRHIAYDIGAAGVTRALADILDAPAILSNFSRLVIDPNRGMDDPTLLMKLYDGTIIPGNRNACDAERQRRINGCYTPYHTAYETLAKRPNTVLVSIHSFTPQLKGRDLRPWEIGVLYHTDTRMALPLIDSFTAALDTPVGNNEPYAGHLPGDAIDQHGLQKNRPNVLIEIRNDLIETEQDQIKWAHFLAAHLVKARAMTDL, encoded by the coding sequence ATGACATTTCAACCATTTTTCACCCACGGCGCATCTCGCAGCAACCCTTGGCTGATCACATGTGATCACGCCAGCAACACCGTGCCAGACTTTGTGAACGGCGGGGATTTGGGTCTGGCCCAAGCAGACATGCAACGCCACATCGCCTATGACATCGGTGCGGCCGGGGTAACACGCGCACTGGCCGATATACTGGATGCGCCCGCAATTTTGTCGAATTTCTCACGGCTAGTGATAGACCCCAACAGGGGAATGGACGATCCGACGCTGCTGATGAAGCTGTACGATGGCACAATCATTCCCGGCAACAGGAACGCCTGCGACGCCGAACGCCAACGCAGGATCAATGGCTGCTACACACCCTACCACACGGCATATGAAACTTTGGCAAAGCGCCCCAATACGGTTCTGGTGTCGATCCACAGTTTCACACCCCAACTTAAAGGTCGCGACCTGCGGCCGTGGGAAATCGGCGTGCTCTATCACACCGACACGCGCATGGCCCTGCCCTTGATCGACAGCTTCACTGCAGCGCTGGACACACCGGTCGGCAACAATGAACCCTACGCAGGGCACCTGCCCGGCGACGCGATTGATCAACACGGGCTGCAAAAGAACCGGCCAAACGTACTTATCGAAATCCGCAATGACCTGATTGAAACAGAGCAAGATCAAATCAAATGGGCCCACTTCCTTGCAGCGCACCTTGTAAAAGCCCGCGCCATGACCGACCTTTGA
- a CDS encoding D-amino-acid transaminase, with protein sequence MRTVYLNGEYVAENEAKVSIFDRGFLMADGVYEVTSVLDGKLVDFEGHAVRLDRSLSELGMKNPITKDELLAVHRELVTRNDVVDGGVYLQITRGAPADRDFAFPDPETTPCTVVLFTQSKPGVTESPASKTGIKVISIADERWGRRDIKTVQLLYPSMGKMMAKAAGCDDAWMVEDGFVTEGTSNNAYIVKGNKIITRALSNDILHGITRAAVLRFAQEAQMEVEERNFTIDEAKEADEAFITSATMFVNGVVEIDGAQIGDGVPGHVSKRLREIYLDESRKVAI encoded by the coding sequence ATGCGCACAGTCTATTTGAACGGCGAATATGTTGCCGAAAACGAAGCCAAAGTGTCTATCTTTGATCGTGGTTTTTTGATGGCGGACGGTGTCTATGAGGTAACGTCTGTTCTGGACGGCAAACTGGTTGATTTCGAAGGGCACGCGGTGCGTTTGGATCGATCCTTGAGCGAACTGGGCATGAAAAACCCCATCACCAAAGATGAATTACTGGCAGTCCACCGTGAACTGGTCACACGCAACGACGTCGTAGATGGCGGTGTCTATTTGCAGATCACACGCGGCGCACCTGCGGATCGCGATTTTGCGTTTCCTGATCCCGAAACGACACCTTGTACGGTTGTTTTATTTACGCAATCCAAGCCGGGTGTCACCGAAAGCCCCGCGTCAAAAACCGGCATCAAAGTGATTTCCATCGCTGATGAACGCTGGGGCCGCCGCGACATTAAAACCGTTCAATTGCTGTACCCGTCCATGGGCAAAATGATGGCCAAGGCCGCAGGGTGCGATGACGCTTGGATGGTCGAAGACGGCTTTGTCACCGAGGGTACATCCAACAACGCCTACATCGTCAAAGGCAACAAGATCATTACCCGTGCTTTGTCCAACGACATTTTGCACGGCATCACCCGTGCTGCGGTTTTGCGTTTCGCGCAAGAGGCGCAAATGGAAGTGGAAGAGCGCAACTTTACCATCGACGAGGCGAAAGAGGCTGACGAGGCGTTCATTACCTCGGCCACGATGTTCGTGAACGGTGTGGTCGAGATCGACGGCGCACAGATTGGCGACGGTGTGCCCGGACATGTGTCCAAGCGCTTGCGCGAGATCTATCTGGATGAAAGCCGCAAGGTTGCGATTTAA